From the genome of Amyelois transitella isolate CPQ chromosome 22, ilAmyTran1.1, whole genome shotgun sequence:
TACTTTCTCCTTTCGTTCTTTGCTTGCCATGGTTCTCTCGTCGAGACAGCAATAACCACATTTTGTGCAAAGACAACAACAGAGTGCTCTGCTGAAAACGCTTCTGGCCAGTCTAGAGAGTAATGCTCCAACAActgacaaatataataaagtaagaGGAATACCGATCACAGCATACCCTATTGTGACAGCCTTGCCTAAAGCTGTCCTGGGTGCTACGCTGCCGTatcctgaaaaaataaatacagctTAACAATAACACTACTAATATATAAGTgtagaaaaatatagtatttgtaaattgttctttgtaaacttagttaatattaagaatgtaacgtgattatataatatagtctTACCTATTGTTGTAAGAACTGTAAGTGAATACAGAAATGCCTTTGCAAAATCCCATTCATAGTCATCAACAACAAGCGCTGGTGCTGACTCCAAGGCCCTGGCACCCCCGTACTGAGCTGAGACGTCTGCAGCCACTCTAGCTACCAGCTTCTCTTGAAATCTAGCAATTTCTTGTGCTGCTAATCTTgtccaattttctttatacaaaatatttaatgatacTGTAATTTCCCAAATACTTTCCACAGTTTGTGATCTCAACTCTGCACTGGCTTGGCTGATGCTTccgtttatttttgataatggTACTTTTTGATCTGTTGCTTGGTACGAAGTAGTAGCTAATGTCTTTTGGTGTATCTTGGCAGCACTACCTTCGATggctaagaaaataaaagcacCCAGTAAAGTATAAGCCAgtagtaaaacaaatataccaAGGTTAGTAACACAGCCGGCAATTagtgttttctttttactctTTTTCGTTTTGACACACAAACAACAGGTCGTGACAACATCTTCTTCTGCTCTATAATTATCAGATTTGCcattcttcttaaattttccATTCACAtgattctttttcttatttttatccatGTTCGTCTTCATGGACTTATGTGACGATGCATGTTTTCCTGTATTTTCTTATTCAGTTCTTATTTTGGCGCAAGTCATCTGCGGAAAAAaggaatatataaatacctttTATGCCTgctaaatgaaaataaaataaaaggataGAGTCTATTTTGTTTGCATAATGTTGAAGTCAGCAGACCATAACAAAGTAGCTTTACCAGGAAAAGGCGGGCCGATAAAGGGGAGAAGATAGAAAACAGATAACGTAAACCTATATTAGCatacctacaataaataacGCCAGAATCCAATGGGTATCTTCGATTGAAGTATATAGgtaagttatattataatgtaaagcctacaaatatattacaaaccaatataataaatgcagcTTTGGCGCAGGGCTTGGCTCCTACTGGAGTTTTGAGAAATCAAGTACCTACTCTTGAAGGTTTTATCTGTCTCTGTGCCAAGTaccaatcatcaaaatcgatctAGAAGttattgagtttattcgtcaaaacaaacaaaactatattttcaactatagatattttttcggTAAAACAATAACTACCAATGCAGCTGGCGTGCAATATTCTAGACCTAATCATTGTAGGCATTGTCTATATAGGAAtaaaaattacctacctacctaaacTCTACtagaatttattttagcaATGCTTTAGTTTCCAAGTCTGATATAAAAcgttaaactttttattggaCGTCTAGAGCATCTGCAGAAGAATT
Proteins encoded in this window:
- the LOC106129924 gene encoding potassium channel subfamily K member 18, which encodes MKTNMDKNKKKNHVNGKFKKNGKSDNYRAEEDVVTTCCLCVKTKKSKKKTLIAGCVTNLGIFVLLLAYTLLGAFIFLAIEGSAAKIHQKTLATTSYQATDQKVPLSKINGSISQASAELRSQTVESIWEITVSLNILYKENWTRLAAQEIARFQEKLVARVAADVSAQYGGARALESAPALVVDDYEWDFAKAFLYSLTVLTTIGYGSVAPRTALGKAVTIGYAVIGIPLTLLYLSVVGALLSRLARSVFSRALCCCLCTKCGYCCLDERTMASKERKEKVRRHDDYRGQTLHLQEPYYVRSPSGTIISASQAHSVSTNSIKDKTQSLSFLRDCDSMSCTDTDSKISLRGFSILAPVSLCLAAIFTYIFFGALVLYQLEGWSPIDGVYFCFMSLSTIGFGHLAPGATQRNGASSGTVWFCSIYIMTGLALTAMCFNVLHDEIVHRLRHHEKVLKATTQKVLTPEFLHRS